The following nucleotide sequence is from Pseudomonas sessilinigenes.
TGCTGAGGAACTGCAAGGCAATCCAGAACGGCAGCATCTCAGCCCTCCTCGCTCAAGCAGCCGGCCGCCATCACCTTCAGGCTGAAAAAGGCGCCATGGCTCACTTCGACATTCAACAGCTGTTCACGAGGTAGCCCACGCGCCCTCGCCAACAGCAGGCGTATCACGCCGCCATGGCTGACCAGCAGTACACGTCGACCGGCGTGAGCCAGGTAAAGGCGGTCGATCGCCGCCAGCACCCGCTGCGAGAAACGCTCCACCGGCTCACCTTCAGGCGGGGTGAAAGCATAGGGATCGGACCAGAAGCGCCCCAGCGCCTCGGCATCGGTCTGCATCAGGGATGCCGCACTGCACCCCTCCCAGGCACCAAAATGCAGCTCTTGCAGGTCCGGTTCCAGGACCAGCGGCAATTGCAGACGCTCGGTCAATTGCTCGGCAAACCGAGCACAACGCTGCAAAGGCGAACTGACCACCAAATCCCATTCACCGCGCCCCTGGAGTCCATCGTGCATCTGCTGCCAGCCATGGCTGGTCAGCGCATCGTCCAGGCTGCCACGCAAGCCACCTCCCGACTCGGTCTCGCCGTGGCGCAACAGATCCAGGTGCAGGATCATGCCGGGCGGTCTGCCACGGCAGCCTCGGCAAAGGTCGCCATCTGCCCATGCAGGTCGCAAGCCAGGCGCAACAAAGGTACCGCCAGTGCCGCACCACTGCCCTCGCCCAGGCGCAGCCCCAGGTCCAGCAAGGGGTCGGCCTCCAGGACCTGCAACACATGGCGATGCCCCGGCTCGGCGCCCTGATGGGCGAACAGCAACCAGGGTCGGCAGGCCGGATTCAGGCGCACAGCCACCAACGCGGCAACGCTGCAGATAAAACCATCAACCAGCACCGCGATACCCTCCTGGGCACAAGCCAGATAGGCCCCCGCCAACGCCGCGATTTCAAAGCCGCCCAGGCTGAACAATGCGTACAAGGGGTCGTTGCAAGCCTGCGGATGCAGCGCCAGGGCACGCTCGATGACCTGGGCCTTATGGCTGACCCCAGCGGCGTTCAAGCCAGTACCGGGACCAGCCAGTTGCGCAGCCGGAATGCCCAGCAAGGCGCAGGCGATGGCGCTGGCGGCCGTGGTGTTGCCAATGCCCATTTCCCCACCAATGAACAACTGGGCGCCCTGTTCGCGAGCACGCAGCGCGCTGTCGCGACCAGCCTGCAGTGCCTGCTCGCCCTGGGCAGGAGTCATGGCCGGGCCCATGAGGAAGTTCGCCGTACCCGACCCCAGGTTCAGGTGACGCACCCCGGCCAGCTCCAGGCTGGGATTAATAGTCCCGAGGTCCACCACTTCCAGCTGCGCCCTCAATTGACGGGCCAGCACACTGATAGCCGCGCCGCCACTGACAAAGTTCAGCAGCATCTGCCCGGTGACTTCCTGCGGATAGGCAGAAACACCTTCAGCCACCACCCCGTGATCACCGGCGAAAATCGCAATCCACAGCTGCTCGAGGCTCGGCTTGAGCTGCCCCTGCAGCCCCGCCAGGCGCACAGCCAGTGGCTCCAGTTGGCCCAACGAGCCGGCCGGCTTGGTCAGTTGCTGCTGACGCGCCAGCGCCTGCTCGACCACTTGGGCATCGATCGCTTTGCACGGATTCTGCCACCAGGAATTACTCATAACGCGGGTCCTTTCAAAGTCAGGGGCAGGCCGGCGACAGTCAGCACCACACGCTGACAACGCTCGGCCAGAGCTTGATGCAGCCAACCGGCTTCATCCACGTAGCGGCGAGTCAACTCGCCCAGCGGCACGACACCCATCCCGGTCTCGTTGCTGACAAAAATGATGCTGCCCGGCAGTGTCGCCACACACTGCAGCAGGGCGTCGCGCTCGGCGACCAGGCGTGCCTGGTCTTCGAGCATCAGCAGGTTGGTCAGCCACAGGGTCAGGCAATCCACCAACAGGCAATGCCCTTCGGCAGCGGCCTGCTGCAGCGCCCGAGCCAACTCCAGCGGCTCCTCGATCAGCCCCCAATGTGCCGGACGCCGCTCGCGGTGATGGACGATGCGCTGATTCATCTCGCCATCCAGTGGCTGGCTGGTGGCGATGTAAGTCACCGCCAGGGCGCTGTCATCGGCCAGCTTTTCAGCCAGGCGACTCTTGCCGGAGCGGGCACCGCCGAGGATCAGTTGCAACATGCTTGGGCACCTTTGAAGAGAAAACGGAACATGGGCGTGGCTAGAGGTGACAGAGCTGGCGTAGCGCGCCGGTATCCAGGTGGCGCTCCACCAGGTCCGCCAGGCGCTCGATATCGCGCTCGCGCAAGGCGTGGTAATCCACCTCTTGCACATCCTCCAGGCCAGCCCAGCGCAGCAACGCGCCACACGCGGCCGGGACCTCGAACAGGCCATGCAGGTAAGTGCCGATAATCTGCCCGTCGTCGCTATAGGCGCCATCGCTGCGCCCGTCGTCGAGCCACACAGGCGCTTGCTCCAAGGCAGGCCCACGGCTGACTCCGGCGTGAATCTCGTAGCCGCTGACCTTCGCGTCTTCCAAGACCAGGCGACCACTGACATTACGCAACTGCTTTTCTGTTTCGAGCACGGTCTCGAAGGCCAGCAGCCCCAAGCCCGCGCTCGATCCCGCTACGCCTTCGAGCCCCAGGGGATCGTGCACCTGCTCGCCGAGCATCTGCAGGCCACCACAGATCCCCAGAAGCTTGCCGCCATAGCGCAGGTGCCGGGAGATCGCCTGCTCCCAACCATTGGCCCGCAGGTAGGCCAGGTCGCTGCGCACGCTCTTGGAACCAGGAAGAATGATCAGGTCTGCCGCGGGAATCGCCTGGCCGGGGCCAATGAACTGCAGGTCCACCTGGGGATGCAGGCGCAAGGGATCGAAGTCGGTATGGTTGCTGATGCGCGGCAACACCGGCACCACGACCTTGAGCAACTGCTCGACCTTGCTGGCCTGACGCTGGTCGATACCGTCCTCGGCCTCCAGGTGCAAGTCCATGACATAGGGCAACACGCCCAGCACCGGCTTGCCAGTGCGTTGCTGCAACCAGTCCAGGCCTGGTTGCAGCAATGCGATGTCGCCCCGAAAGCGGTTGATGATGAAGCCCTTGACCCGGGCCTGTTCGCTAGGCGAAAGCAGCTCCAGCGTACCCACCAAATGGGCGAACACACCGCCACGATTGATATCGGCGATCAGCAACACCGGGCAGTCCACCGCCTCGGCGAACCCCATATTGGCAATGTCCCCGGCCCGCAGGTTGATCTCGGCCGGGGAACCGGCACCTTCCACCATCACCACCTGGTAAGCGGCCCGCAGCCGTTCGTGGGAGGCCAGCACCGCCTGCATGGCAATCGACTTGTAGTCGTGATAGGCCACGGCATTCATGGTGGTCACCGCACGACCATGGATGATCACCTGGGAACCAGTGTCGCTATTGGGCTTGAGCAGCACCGGGTTCATGTCGGTGTGAGGCACCAAGTTAGCAGCTTGGGCCTGGACCGCCTGGGCCCGGCCGATCTCGCCGCCATCGGCGGTCACCGCACTGTTGAGGGCCATGTTCTGCGGCTTGAAGGGCACCACGCCGACACCCTGGCGCACCAGCCAGCGACACAGCGCAGTAACCAGGGTGCTCTTGCCGGCATCCGAAGTGGTGCCTTGCACCATCAGTGTTGTCATGGGTGATCCTTGCGGTAGGCCAGCAGCGCCTGCTCCAGGCGCACCCAATCGGCCTCCTCGGCAGGCAAGCCGAAACGCAGGCTGCTGTTATGGACGAACAGGCGCAGCAGAATGCCCTGTCGCGCCATGAACTGATGCAAGCGCTCGGCCTCGGCGGTGATCAGCCATTGAAACAGGGCACAACCACCCTGGGGCTTGAAACCATGGCGCTCCAGGACGTCCACCAACCGCTGGCTGGCCACTTCGCTGCGCTGGCGCTGGCGGGCATGCCCGGCGACATCTTGCAGACAGGCCTGGCCCAGCACCCGGGTTGGTCCACTGACAGCCCAGGGCCCGACCTGTTCGGCCAGTAGCTTGAGCAACCGGTGCTCGGCCAGGACAAACCCCAGCCGCACACCAGCCAGGCCGAAGAACTTGCCGAAGGAACGCAGGACGATCAACCCCACCTGGTGGGCATGACCGGCCAGGCTCAGCTCGGGGGTGTTGTCCATGAAGGCTTCGTCCACCACCAGCCAGCCACCGCGCTGGGCCAGGCGCCCGTGCCACTCCAGCAGGCGCTCCGGGGGCAGGCTCAGGCCCGTGGGATTGTTGGGATTGACCACCACCAGCACGTCGAGGCTGTCGAGAAAGAAGTCCACCTCCTGCTCCAGCACCTCGCGAACCCGGTACCCGGCGCGGCGCCAGGCTTGCGCATGCTCGGCATAACAGGGCGACAACACCCCGACCTTGCCCGTACGTCGCAAACGCGGCAGCAATTGGATCGCAGCCTGAGAGCCCGCTACCGGCAGCACCTCCCTGGCGCCGTAGTACTCGCAGGCCGCCTGCTCCAGGCCATCGTCGGTCTCTGGCAGGCGCGCCCATGCACGCAGCGGTATCTGCGGCAATGGAAACGGCCAGGGCGCCAGGCCACTGGACAGGTCAAGCCAGTCCTCTTCAGGAATACCCTGCTCCAGGGCTGCCTTGCGTAACCGCCCACCGTGCTCAAGCATAGAATTCAGCCCCCAGGCAAAGAATCAGCAACCAGAGCCAAACGCCTCGCTGCACCAGTTGCCAGCCACGATCGATGGAACCGGCACTTGCCGGCTCGCCCTCGCCCAACTGTGGGCGTTGATGCAACTGACCATGATAGATCGCCGCGCCCCCCAGCTCGACGCCCAGGGCGCCGGCGCCAGCCGCCATCACCGGGCCCGCATTGGGACTGTCCCAGGTGGGCCCTTGGCGGTACCAGCACTTGAACGCCAGGCGGGTCTTGCCCAGCAAGGCATAAGTCAGGGCCACCAGGCGCGCCGGCACATAGTTGAGCAGATCGTCGATCCGTGCGGCTGCCCAGCCGAAGCGCTCGAAGCGCTCGTTGCGATAACCCCACATTGCATCCAGGGTGTTGCTCAGTCGATAGAGCACCACTCCCGGCACACCCGCCACAGCGAACCAGAACAAGGCGGCGAACACCGCATCGCTACCGTTTTCCAGCACCGATTCGGTCGCTGCCCGAGCCACGGCGGTGGCGTCCAGCTCGCTGGTCTGGCGGCTCACCAGATACCCTACCCGGCGCCGAGCTTCGTCCAGGTCATCGCTGCGCAGCGCCTGGGCCACGGGCTCGACATGCTCGCCAAGGCTGCGCAGCCCCAGGGCGCAGTACAACGCCAGGATCTCCACTAGCCAGCCGATATAGGGCAACCAGGACAACGCCGTGGCCAATAGCGTCAGGGGCAGGACGGCCAGCACCCAGGCAGTGACACCATGACTGCGCCAGCCTCTTCCGGCAGCGTTGAAACGCTGCTCGATCCGATCCGCCAGGCGCCCGAACGCCACCAGTGGATGCCAGCGCCTGGGCTCGCCCAGCAACGCATCCAGTGCCACCCCGGCGACACTCAGCAATGCCACGCTCATTGGCTTACTCCCCAGCGGTTTTCATACAACAATTCATTCAACGGCCGCGGCTGTGCCCAGCCTTCCAGGGCCAGCATTGGCGCCGGGTAGAACTCGGTGACCGGCCCCAGGCACAACACGGCCAGGGGCTTGGCCCCCTCCGGCAAGCCCAGCAAGTCGGCTAGCGCCTGGGGCTCGAACAGCGATACCCAGCCCATTCCCAGGCCTTCGCTACGCGCCGCCAGCCACAGGTTCTGGATCGCGCAGGACAAGGACGCCAGGTCCATCTCCGGCAGGGTCCGCCGACCGAAGACATGCCGCTCGCGGCCGTCCATCAACGCGGCCACCAAAAGCTCGGCGCAATCGTTGATGCCTTCGACCTTGAGCCTCATGAACTCGTCGGAACGCTCCCCCAGGGCCTCGGCGGTGCGCACTCGCTCCTCTTCCACCAATTGCTGGATCTGCCCCCGCAGCACGCGGTCGCTGATGCGGATGAAACGCCAAGGCTGCATCAGCCCCACGCTCGGCGCCTGGTGGGCTGCCGTCAGCAAGCGCTGCAACAGCTCGGGAGCGACGCTGCCGCCGGCGAAATGGCGCATGTCGCGACGCTCGGCAATGGCCCGATAGACCGCCTCGCGCTCGAGCGAGGAAAAAGCCTGTTCAGTCACCCGTGACGCCCCCAGCTACATCAACCTCTCGCTTCGGAGCGAACAACGCGGCCACCGCCGCAGGATTGGATGGAAAGTAGAAATGCACATAGGAGGCCGTCATTCTCCCGACCCGATAGACCGCCTCGGCACCACGGCCACCGTTGGGACTGGAGCCCCGGGCGATAGGCGCAAGCTCGGTACTGGTCAGGGAATGATGGTAGGTATGGCCTCGCAGGCTACCCTCCGGCAGGTCCACCGCTTGCAAGGCCAGGGCAGCCAGACGCTTCTGCATCACCGCTTCGCCGGGGAGCAGGCCCAGCAGCTCGGCTCGCTGGCCCTGGACATCGACCAGGGAATCCAGCAAGTACAACATCCCGCCACACTCGGCGAGCAAGGGCTTGCCAGCGCCATGATGAGCACGAATAGCCGCCAGCATCGCACTGTTGCGCTCCAGCGCCTGGTGATGCAATTCGGGGTAACCGCCCGGTAGGTACAGGCTGTCGGCCTCAGGCAGCTCGCGGTCGTGGATCGGTGAAAAGAAGCTCAACTGCGCCCCCATGGCTCGCAGCAAGTCCAGGTTGGCGCCATAGGTAAAGGCAAATGCCTCATCCCGTGCCACGGCAATGCGTACACCCTCGAGCAGTGGTTCACACATTGTCGGAACGGGGGCGGCAAAGCCGACGGCAGGCGGTAGCGCTACCTGGCAACTGCTGGCCAGCGCCTCGGCGGCGGCATCCAGGCGCAAGTCCAGGTCATTGAGCTCGTTGGCTTGCACCAGCCCCAGATGGCGACTGGGCAGTTCGATATCCGTCTCCCGGGACAGCGCGCCATACCAGCGCAACCCTTCGGTGAGGCTGCCTTCGAGCAACTGCGCATGGCGCAAGGTGCCGACACGATTGGCCAGCACCCCGGCAAATGGCAGGTCCGGCTGGTAGCGCGCCAGGCCCAAGGCCAGGGCACCAAAGGTCTGGGCCATGGCGGTACCGTCGATCACCCCCAGCACCGGTACTCCAAAATGCCGTGCCAGGTCGGCGCTGGAGGGCGTGCCGTCGAACAGCCCCATGACCCCCTCGATCAGGATCAGGTCGGCCTCGCCCGCGGCTTCCCACAATAGGCGGCGGCTCTCCTGCTCACCCACCATCCACATGTCCAGCTGGTACACCGGGGCACCACTGGCACGCTCGAGAATCATCGGGTCGAGGAAATCCGGCCCGCACTTGAAGACCCGCACTTTGCGCCCCTGGTTGCGGTGCAGGCGCGCCAGGGCGGCGGTCACGGTAGTCTTGCCCTGGCCGGATGCCGGTGCGGCGATCAATACCGCCGGGCAATGACGAACATCATTCATGGGTTCACGCTCACAGCTCGATGCCTTTCTGCGCCTTGATACCGGCCTGGAAGGCATGCTTGAGCATGCCCATCTCGGTGACGGTGTCGGCCAACTCGATCATTTCCGGCTTGGCCCCGCGCCCTGTCACCACCACATGCTGCATCGGCGGACGGGCTTGCAGGTCGCTGAGCACCTGATCCAGGTCCAGGTAGCCATGCTTGAGGGCGATGTTCAGCTCATCGAGCACCACCAGGCCGATCTCTGGATCGCTCAGCAACTCCCGGGATACCGCCCAGGCGGCTTCGGCGGCGGCGATATCACGCTGGCGATCCTGGGTCTCCCAGGTGAAACCCTCACCCATTACATGAAACCGCACCTGCTCGGGGAAACGCCTGAAAAACAGTTCCTCACCGGTACTGTTGCGACCCTTGATGAACTGCACCACGCCACACCGCATGCCGTGCCCCATGGACCGTGCCAGCATGCCAAAGGCCGAACTGCTCTTACCCTTGCCGTTGCCAGTCAGCACCAGCAACAGCCCGCACTCATTGGGGGAGTTGGCGATACGCTCGTCGATCACCGCTTTTTTGCGCAGCATGCGCGCCAGGTGACGTTCGTCACGCTCGAAGGATTCACTCATGGGACAGCTCTCCGTTGGGGCTGGGGGAACTGGGGGCAGGAACAGGAATAGACGGCACAAGCCTGGCATCGCCCACCGTGATGCCGTTGGATGAGTCAGGCCGGTCTCCGGGCTCATGAGCGGCATCGCTGCCGGACTGCGCGCCTTCCCATGCCTGCTTCGACACAGTGGCACTTGCGCAATCTTGACTCACCTACCGTTGCGGGGGCAGCGCCGGAATCGTCGCCTGCTCCATGGCTGGAGAGGACCCTGACCGGCTTCCCTGTTTCACTCTATCGACCTGTGGCCACAGAGCACCTGAAACAAGTCGCGAAGGTTAGAGGGTTGAGAATGGAGCGTCAATTGAAGCGGCCCGCCACATCCTGCACAAAACTGCACTGCATCAACAAACTGACGCCAATCTTGTGCCACACTGGAGGGAGTGATATCAAATAGCCACTTTCAGGACATGACGTCCCGTCACACAACAATAAGGGGTGAGTTCGATGCAAGGCATGATCATCAGCAATCCAAGGCTGGAATTCCTGCGTCCGATGCTGGAGCGCTGGTTCGATTGCATTGACCGCTACAACGCGGTCCGCGGCGATAACGAAACCCCTTACTGGTTCGACGAACAGGCCAACCTGGGCCTGCTCTCCGCTGCGGCCTGGATGGCCGAGATGGTGACCCTCGAACACAGCCCCAGCAAGAAGCAGCTTGAAGAAGGTGCACGCAACGCTCGTACCGGCCTGTACCTGGCCACCAAGGAAGAACGCGCCTACATCCAGGCCACCCAGCGCTGGCCACGAGTCAACAGCCTGAACCTGACCCAGGCACTGCTGGATATCGCCAATGAGGCGAAGGCGATCAG
It contains:
- a CDS encoding cobyrinate a,c-diamide synthase produces the protein MNDVRHCPAVLIAAPASGQGKTTVTAALARLHRNQGRKVRVFKCGPDFLDPMILERASGAPVYQLDMWMVGEQESRRLLWEAAGEADLILIEGVMGLFDGTPSSADLARHFGVPVLGVIDGTAMAQTFGALALGLARYQPDLPFAGVLANRVGTLRHAQLLEGSLTEGLRWYGALSRETDIELPSRHLGLVQANELNDLDLRLDAAAEALASSCQVALPPAVGFAAPVPTMCEPLLEGVRIAVARDEAFAFTYGANLDLLRAMGAQLSFFSPIHDRELPEADSLYLPGGYPELHHQALERNSAMLAAIRAHHGAGKPLLAECGGMLYLLDSLVDVQGQRAELLGLLPGEAVMQKRLAALALQAVDLPEGSLRGHTYHHSLTSTELAPIARGSSPNGGRGAEAVYRVGRMTASYVHFYFPSNPAAVAALFAPKREVDVAGGVTGD
- the cbiB gene encoding adenosylcobinamide-phosphate synthase CbiB, with amino-acid sequence MSVALLSVAGVALDALLGEPRRWHPLVAFGRLADRIEQRFNAAGRGWRSHGVTAWVLAVLPLTLLATALSWLPYIGWLVEILALYCALGLRSLGEHVEPVAQALRSDDLDEARRRVGYLVSRQTSELDATAVARAATESVLENGSDAVFAALFWFAVAGVPGVVLYRLSNTLDAMWGYRNERFERFGWAAARIDDLLNYVPARLVALTYALLGKTRLAFKCWYRQGPTWDSPNAGPVMAAGAGALGVELGGAAIYHGQLHQRPQLGEGEPASAGSIDRGWQLVQRGVWLWLLILCLGAEFYA
- the cobO gene encoding cob(I)yrinic acid a,c-diamide adenosyltransferase; the protein is MSESFERDERHLARMLRKKAVIDERIANSPNECGLLLVLTGNGKGKSSSAFGMLARSMGHGMRCGVVQFIKGRNSTGEELFFRRFPEQVRFHVMGEGFTWETQDRQRDIAAAEAAWAVSRELLSDPEIGLVVLDELNIALKHGYLDLDQVLSDLQARPPMQHVVVTGRGAKPEMIELADTVTEMGMLKHAFQAGIKAQKGIEL
- a CDS encoding cobyric acid synthase, producing the protein MTTLMVQGTTSDAGKSTLVTALCRWLVRQGVGVVPFKPQNMALNSAVTADGGEIGRAQAVQAQAANLVPHTDMNPVLLKPNSDTGSQVIIHGRAVTTMNAVAYHDYKSIAMQAVLASHERLRAAYQVVMVEGAGSPAEINLRAGDIANMGFAEAVDCPVLLIADINRGGVFAHLVGTLELLSPSEQARVKGFIINRFRGDIALLQPGLDWLQQRTGKPVLGVLPYVMDLHLEAEDGIDQRQASKVEQLLKVVVPVLPRISNHTDFDPLRLHPQVDLQFIGPGQAIPAADLIILPGSKSVRSDLAYLRANGWEQAISRHLRYGGKLLGICGGLQMLGEQVHDPLGLEGVAGSSAGLGLLAFETVLETEKQLRNVSGRLVLEDAKVSGYEIHAGVSRGPALEQAPVWLDDGRSDGAYSDDGQIIGTYLHGLFEVPAACGALLRWAGLEDVQEVDYHALRERDIERLADLVERHLDTGALRQLCHL
- the cobT gene encoding nicotinate-nucleotide--dimethylbenzimidazole phosphoribosyltransferase — its product is MSNSWWQNPCKAIDAQVVEQALARQQQLTKPAGSLGQLEPLAVRLAGLQGQLKPSLEQLWIAIFAGDHGVVAEGVSAYPQEVTGQMLLNFVSGGAAISVLARQLRAQLEVVDLGTINPSLELAGVRHLNLGSGTANFLMGPAMTPAQGEQALQAGRDSALRAREQGAQLFIGGEMGIGNTTAASAIACALLGIPAAQLAGPGTGLNAAGVSHKAQVIERALALHPQACNDPLYALFSLGGFEIAALAGAYLACAQEGIAVLVDGFICSVAALVAVRLNPACRPWLLFAHQGAEPGHRHVLQVLEADPLLDLGLRLGEGSGAALAVPLLRLACDLHGQMATFAEAAVADRPA
- the cobU gene encoding bifunctional adenosylcobinamide kinase/adenosylcobinamide-phosphate guanylyltransferase, translated to MLQLILGGARSGKSRLAEKLADDSALAVTYIATSQPLDGEMNQRIVHHRERRPAHWGLIEEPLELARALQQAAAEGHCLLVDCLTLWLTNLLMLEDQARLVAERDALLQCVATLPGSIIFVSNETGMGVVPLGELTRRYVDEAGWLHQALAERCQRVVLTVAGLPLTLKGPAL
- the cobD gene encoding threonine-phosphate decarboxylase CobD; translated protein: MLEHGGRLRKAALEQGIPEEDWLDLSSGLAPWPFPLPQIPLRAWARLPETDDGLEQAACEYYGAREVLPVAGSQAAIQLLPRLRRTGKVGVLSPCYAEHAQAWRRAGYRVREVLEQEVDFFLDSLDVLVVVNPNNPTGLSLPPERLLEWHGRLAQRGGWLVVDEAFMDNTPELSLAGHAHQVGLIVLRSFGKFFGLAGVRLGFVLAEHRLLKLLAEQVGPWAVSGPTRVLGQACLQDVAGHARQRQRSEVASQRLVDVLERHGFKPQGGCALFQWLITAEAERLHQFMARQGILLRLFVHNSSLRFGLPAEEADWVRLEQALLAYRKDHP
- the bluB gene encoding 5,6-dimethylbenzimidazole synthase codes for the protein MTEQAFSSLEREAVYRAIAERRDMRHFAGGSVAPELLQRLLTAAHQAPSVGLMQPWRFIRISDRVLRGQIQQLVEEERVRTAEALGERSDEFMRLKVEGINDCAELLVAALMDGRERHVFGRRTLPEMDLASLSCAIQNLWLAARSEGLGMGWVSLFEPQALADLLGLPEGAKPLAVLCLGPVTEFYPAPMLALEGWAQPRPLNELLYENRWGVSQ
- the cobC gene encoding alpha-ribazole phosphatase family protein, whose translation is MILHLDLLRHGETESGGGLRGSLDDALTSHGWQQMHDGLQGRGEWDLVVSSPLQRCARFAEQLTERLQLPLVLEPDLQELHFGAWEGCSAASLMQTDAEALGRFWSDPYAFTPPEGEPVERFSQRVLAAIDRLYLAHAGRRVLLVSHGGVIRLLLARARGLPREQLLNVEVSHGAFFSLKVMAAGCLSEEG